One window of Oreochromis niloticus isolate F11D_XX linkage group LG23, O_niloticus_UMD_NMBU, whole genome shotgun sequence genomic DNA carries:
- the LOC112843842 gene encoding uncharacterized protein LOC112843842 has protein sequence MAVEQLRSWQHDIAERCTHLTESIFDKYTDEDEALDTTDMMEIQNHVHCLRALVKYSLQDEVRAKVLLSAVRDTDPYLYKDLSDLGPRGKTERKLTQFKLTHAAERALGSTLPTFHRAVRDGSFLDNITRVDAAVDIMVQEELILPDEQYMLYHINKTTAGKVRALRYLFGCPTVPDEAKASIALILAVYNLHAFGIFTNDPDGLLETV, from the exons ATGGCTGTGGAACAACTCAGGTCCTGGCAGCATGACATTGCAGAGCGGTGCACTCACCTAACCGAAAGTATTTTTGACAAATACACGGACGAGGACGAGGCCCTAGACACAACAGATATGATGGAAATACAAAACCATGTGCATTGCCTACGGGCCCTAGTCAAATACAGCTTGCAGGATGAGGTGCGAGCCAAAGTGTTACTGTCAGCGGTCCGTGACACTGATCCCTACTTGTACAAGGACTTGTCGGACCTGGGACCAAGGGGGAAGACAG AACGAAAACTGACACAGTTCAAGTTAACCCATGCAGCCGAGCGCGCGCTCGGCTCCACGCTGCCCACGTTCCATCGTGCCGTCAGAGACGGCAGCTTCCTGGACAACATCACGAGGGTCGATGCGGCTGTCGACATCATGGTTCAGGAAGAGCTGATCTTACCCGATGAACAATATATGCTATAtcacataaataaaaccacCGCGGGGAAGGTCCGTGCGCTCAGATACCTCTTTGGATGCCCTACGGTACCCGACGAGGCCAAGGCCAGCATCGCGCTGATTCTGGCCGTGTACAACTTACACGCCTTTGGCATCTTCACCAACGACCCCGACGGGTTGTTGGAGACTGTGTAG
- the LOC109196810 gene encoding H-2 class I histocompatibility antigen, L-D alpha chain-like — protein sequence MDAWCVFLYFATRMLTVNSATHSLIYIYTAMSADLGLPGVHKFTAIGLLDGKPFDRFDTDNPRKTPTTNWARRHLTTDYLDKGTQSRLSKQKWFGVNLDIVMTLMGHSASDGDVHVIQWLHGCYGETNPSEERLRFVHGVDKYAYDGDDLMSFDYLTLRWSAATEAAKPIDDKWNGVTVLTEYTVGYLRGECIKWLTTFVGYSKRELRDRVTVPDVYMFTRKTNGTTLTLICVASGFPTNTPAMRLMKNGRVLNTDDGLNVCDTLPNDDDTFQRRIAVDILPSDTGNFTCDVLEEDTGYRVVKHWRAGDRTTIPTIGWPNAVLLSTVVGLCIVALCLVVFIVRKRRTGQIVNQTDRFPQHHGLPDETSGV from the coding sequence ATGGACGCgtggtgtgtgtttttgtactttgCCACTCGTATGCTGACAGTGAATTCGGCAACTCATTCGCTGATCTACATTTATACAGCGATGTCCGCAGACCTCGGCTTGCCGGGTGTGCACAAGTTTACAGCAATAGGTCTACTGGACGGTAAACCCTTTGACCGTTTTGACACTGACAACCCACGGAAAACCCCCACAACAAACTGGGCTAGACGACACTTAACCACTGACTACTTGGATAAGGGCACGCAGAGTCGACTCAGCAAGCAGAAATGGTTTGGCGTTAACCTAGATATCGTAATGACTCTCATGGGACACTCGGCGTCCGATGGGGATGTACATGTTATACAGTGGTTACACGGATGTTACGGGGAAACGAACCCCTCCGAGGAGAGGCTCCGGTTTGTCCACGGGGTGGATAAGTACGCTTACGATGGTGACGATTTAATGTCTTTTGATTATCTTACGCTGAGGTGGTCAGCTGCGACCGAAGCGGCGAAACCCATCGATGACAAATGGAACGGTGTGACCGTATTGACCGAATACACCGTCGGCTACTTGCGCGGCGAGTGTATCAAATGGTTGACTACGTTTGTTGGATACAGCAAACGGGAACTCAGAGACAGGGTAACCGTCCCTGATGTGTACATGTTTACACGGAAGACAAACGGCACTACTCTCACGTTGATTTGTGTGGCCTCTGGGTTTCCCACAAACACGCCTGCGATGAGGCTCATGAAGAACGGCCGAGTTCTCAACACGGACGACGGTCTTAACGTGTGTGACACTCTCCCAAACGACGACGACACGTTTCAAAGACGGATCGCTGTGGATATATTGCCATCTGACACGGGGAACTTCACCTGCGACGTGTTGGAGGAAGACACGGGGTATCGCGTTGTCAAACACTGGCGAGCGGGGGATCGCACAACTATTCCAACAATCGGCTGGCCGAACGCTGTTTTACTGTCGACAGTGGTGGGTTTGTGCATTGTAGCTTTGTGTCTGGTGGTGTTTATCGTACGAAAACGGAGGACTGGACAAATTGTAAACCAAACCGATCGTTTCCCACAACACCATGGGCTACCAGATGAGACATCTGGAGTTTGA